A DNA window from Streptomyces bacillaris contains the following coding sequences:
- a CDS encoding fumarylacetoacetate hydrolase family protein has translation MRIARFSIDGNVAFGAVEGQGTVESGDLVLDIIKGIPYADFELSGTKVPLNKVRLLPPVLPNKVVAIGRNYAEHAAELGHEVPEAPITFFKPTTSVIGSGDAIEYPSFSSELHHEAELAVVIGRMCREVPRERVKDVVFGYTCANDVTARDVQQREKQWARAKGFDTSCPLGPWVETDVDPHDLTIQATVNGEQRQLGRTSDMVRSIEDLVVHITEAMTLLPGDVILTGTPAGVGPLHVGDEVAVTIEGIGTLTNKVIKRG, from the coding sequence GTGCGCATCGCCAGGTTCTCCATCGACGGCAATGTCGCCTTCGGCGCCGTCGAAGGACAGGGCACCGTGGAATCCGGTGACCTCGTCCTCGACATCATCAAGGGCATCCCGTACGCCGACTTCGAGCTCTCGGGCACCAAGGTCCCGCTGAACAAGGTCCGGCTGCTGCCCCCCGTGCTCCCCAACAAGGTCGTGGCCATCGGCCGCAACTACGCGGAGCACGCCGCCGAGCTGGGCCACGAGGTCCCCGAAGCGCCGATCACCTTCTTCAAGCCCACCACCTCGGTGATCGGCTCCGGCGACGCGATCGAGTACCCCTCCTTCTCCAGCGAGCTGCACCACGAGGCCGAGCTGGCCGTGGTCATCGGCCGCATGTGCCGCGAGGTCCCGCGCGAGCGCGTGAAGGACGTGGTCTTCGGCTACACCTGCGCCAACGACGTCACCGCCCGCGATGTGCAGCAGCGCGAGAAGCAGTGGGCCCGCGCCAAGGGCTTCGACACCTCCTGCCCACTGGGCCCCTGGGTGGAGACCGACGTGGACCCCCACGACCTCACCATCCAGGCGACGGTCAACGGCGAGCAGCGGCAGCTCGGCCGCACGAGCGACATGGTCCGCTCCATCGAGGACCTGGTCGTCCACATCACGGAGGCCATGACCCTCCTCCCGGGCGACGTCATCCTCACGGGCACCCCCGCAGGGGTCGGACCCCTGCACGTCGGCGACGAGGTCGCCGTCACCATCGAAGGCATCGGCACTCTCACCAACAAGGTGATCAAGCGTGGCTAA
- the gltX gene encoding glutamate--tRNA ligase, translating into MANAPSPKLSAPLDQGVPPRVRFCPSPTGNPHVGLVRTALFNWAFARHHQGTLVFRIEDTDAARDSEESYEQLLDSMRWLGLDWDEGPETGGPHAPYRQSQRMDLYQDVAGKLLAGGYAYACYCTTEELDTRRDAARAAGKPSGYDGHCRDLTAEQKAAYEAEGRTSIVRFRMPDEAITFTDLVRGEITVQPENVPDYGIVRANGAPLYTLVNPVDDALMEITHVLRGEDLLSSTPRQIALYRALIELGIAKDIPAFGHLPYVMGEGNKKLSKRDPQASLNLYRERGFLPEGLLNYLSLLGWSIAEDRDIFSVDELVAAFDIEDVNANPARFDLKKAEHINAEHIRMLDVKTFTEACGPWLKAPFAPWAPEAFDAEKWTRIAPYAQTRVTVLSDITDNVDFLFLDEPVEDEASWTKAMKGDPVALLTTARANLEAADWSDAESLKNAVLTAGEAHGLKLGKAQAPVRVAVTGRTIGLPLFESLEILGREKSLARIDAALAKLTA; encoded by the coding sequence GTGGCTAACGCACCCTCCCCCAAGCTCTCGGCTCCGCTCGACCAGGGGGTACCCCCTCGCGTCCGTTTCTGTCCCTCCCCGACCGGCAACCCCCATGTGGGCCTGGTCCGCACGGCCCTGTTCAACTGGGCCTTCGCCCGGCACCACCAGGGCACCCTGGTCTTCCGGATCGAGGACACCGACGCCGCGCGCGACTCCGAGGAGTCCTACGAGCAGCTGCTCGACTCCATGCGCTGGCTCGGCCTGGACTGGGACGAGGGCCCGGAGACCGGCGGCCCGCACGCCCCCTACCGCCAGTCGCAGCGGATGGACCTGTACCAGGACGTCGCCGGGAAGCTGCTCGCCGGCGGGTACGCGTACGCCTGCTACTGCACCACCGAGGAGCTGGACACCCGCCGCGACGCCGCCCGCGCCGCGGGGAAGCCGTCCGGTTACGACGGCCACTGCCGCGACCTCACCGCCGAGCAGAAGGCGGCGTACGAGGCCGAGGGCCGCACCTCGATCGTCCGCTTCCGGATGCCCGACGAGGCCATCACCTTCACCGACCTGGTCCGCGGCGAGATCACCGTCCAGCCGGAGAACGTCCCCGACTACGGCATCGTCCGCGCCAACGGGGCCCCGCTCTACACCCTGGTCAACCCGGTCGACGACGCCCTGATGGAGATCACCCACGTCCTGCGCGGCGAGGACCTGCTCTCCTCCACGCCGCGCCAGATCGCCCTGTACCGGGCGCTCATCGAGCTGGGCATCGCCAAGGACATCCCCGCCTTCGGCCACCTGCCGTACGTCATGGGCGAGGGCAACAAGAAGCTCTCCAAGCGCGACCCGCAGGCCTCCCTCAACCTCTACCGGGAGCGCGGCTTCCTCCCCGAGGGGCTGCTGAACTACCTCTCGCTGCTCGGCTGGTCGATCGCCGAGGACCGCGACATCTTCTCGGTGGACGAGCTGGTCGCCGCGTTCGACATCGAGGACGTCAACGCCAACCCGGCCCGTTTCGACCTCAAGAAGGCCGAGCACATCAACGCCGAGCACATCCGCATGCTGGACGTGAAGACCTTCACCGAGGCCTGCGGCCCCTGGCTGAAGGCCCCCTTCGCCCCCTGGGCCCCGGAGGCCTTCGACGCGGAGAAGTGGACGCGGATCGCCCCGTACGCCCAGACCCGCGTCACGGTCCTCTCCGACATCACCGACAACGTCGACTTCCTCTTCCTCGACGAGCCGGTGGAGGACGAGGCGTCCTGGACCAAGGCGATGAAGGGCGACCCGGTGGCCCTGCTCACCACCGCCCGCGCCAACCTGGAGGCGGCCGACTGGAGCGACGCGGAGTCCCTGAAGAACGCCGTTCTCACCGCCGGCGAGGCGCACGGCCTCAAGCTCGGCAAGGCCCAGGCCCCGGTCCGGGTCGCCGTGACCGGCCGCACCATCGGGCTGCCGCTCTTCGAGTCCCTGGAGATCCTGGGCCGCGAGAAGAGCCTGGCCCGCATCGACGCGGCGCTGGCCAAGCTGACCGCGTAG
- a CDS encoding HAD family hydrolase, with translation MPIRAVLWDIDDTIFDYAGADHTGMRLHLEGVGLPEAYASVDEALAAWKAITAVHWARVAAGETDFLGQRRDRVREFLSRPLTDDEADDWFAGHLAHYEAAWQLFPDVLPVLDRLASGYRHAVLSNSSSENQHRKLTALGVRDRFEAMVCAVELGISKPEPGAFHAACEALALEPHEVAYVGDEPDIDASGAVAAGLAGIWLDRRGRGGRPDLVTITGLDQLPGLLAGDTRFGAPDTFG, from the coding sequence ATGCCGATCCGCGCCGTGCTCTGGGACATCGACGACACGATCTTCGACTACGCGGGCGCCGACCACACCGGTATGCGGCTCCACCTGGAGGGCGTGGGGCTGCCCGAGGCGTACGCGTCGGTCGACGAGGCCCTCGCCGCCTGGAAGGCCATCACCGCCGTGCACTGGGCCCGCGTCGCCGCAGGCGAGACGGACTTCCTCGGTCAGCGCCGGGACCGGGTGCGGGAGTTCCTCTCGCGGCCCCTGACGGACGACGAGGCCGACGACTGGTTCGCCGGGCACCTGGCCCACTACGAGGCCGCCTGGCAGCTCTTCCCGGACGTGCTGCCGGTCCTGGACCGGCTGGCCTCCGGCTACCGCCACGCGGTCCTCTCCAACTCCAGCAGCGAGAACCAGCACCGCAAGCTGACCGCGCTCGGCGTCCGGGACCGGTTCGAGGCGATGGTCTGCGCCGTGGAGCTGGGCATCTCCAAGCCCGAGCCCGGTGCCTTCCACGCGGCCTGCGAGGCGCTCGCGCTGGAGCCGCACGAAGTGGCGTACGTGGGGGACGAGCCCGACATCGACGCGAGCGGGGCCGTCGCCGCCGGACTGGCGGGCATCTGGCTCGACCGGCGGGGGAGGGGCGGGCGCCCGGACCTCGTGACGATCACCGGGCTGGACCAGCTCCCCGGGCTGCTGGCGGGCGATACCCGTTTTGGAGCGCCGGACACCTTCGGGTAA
- the ndgR gene encoding IclR family transcriptional regulator NdgR — protein MDNSSGVGVLDKAALVLSALESGPATLAGLVAATGLARPTAHRLAVALEHHRMVARDMQGRFILGPRLSELAAAAGEDRLLATAGPVLTHLRDITGESAQLYRRQGDMRICVAAAERLSGLRDTVPVGSTLTMKAGSSAQILMAWEEPERLHRGLQGARFTATALSGVRRRGWAQSIGEREPGVASVSAPVRGPSNRVVAAVSVSGPIERLTRHPGRMHAQAVIDSAARLSEALRRSG, from the coding sequence ATGGACAACTCTAGCGGCGTCGGCGTTCTCGACAAGGCAGCTCTGGTACTGAGCGCCCTGGAGTCCGGTCCGGCCACCCTCGCCGGGCTGGTCGCGGCGACCGGGCTCGCACGGCCCACGGCCCACCGTCTGGCCGTGGCACTGGAACACCACCGGATGGTGGCGAGGGACATGCAGGGCCGGTTCATCCTCGGCCCCCGGCTGTCGGAACTGGCAGCCGCGGCGGGCGAGGACCGCCTGCTGGCCACGGCCGGACCGGTACTCACCCACCTGCGCGACATCACCGGCGAGAGCGCCCAGCTCTACCGCCGGCAGGGCGACATGCGCATCTGCGTGGCGGCGGCGGAGCGGCTGTCCGGACTCCGGGACACGGTGCCGGTCGGCTCCACGCTCACCATGAAGGCGGGCTCCTCGGCCCAGATCCTGATGGCCTGGGAGGAGCCGGAGCGGCTGCACCGGGGCCTCCAGGGCGCCCGGTTCACCGCGACGGCGCTCTCCGGCGTACGGCGGCGGGGCTGGGCCCAGTCGATCGGTGAGCGGGAGCCGGGCGTCGCCTCGGTCTCGGCCCCGGTGCGCGGCCCGTCGAACCGGGTGGTCGCCGCCGTCTCGGTCTCCGGGCCGATCGAGCGGCTGACCCGTCACCCGGGCCGGATGCACGCCCAGGCGGTCATCGACTCGGCGGCCCGCCTGAGCGAGGCCCTGCGCCGCTCGGGCTGA
- the leuC gene encoding 3-isopropylmalate dehydratase large subunit, with the protein MGRTLAEKVWDDHVVRRAEGEPDLLFIDLHLLHEVTSPQAFDGLRQAGRPVRRLDLTIATEDHNTPTLDIDKPIADPVSRAQLETLRKNCADFGVRLHPLGDVEQGVVHVVGPQLGLTQPGTTVVCGDSHTSTHGAFGALAFGIGTSQVEHVLATQTLPLARPKTMAITVEGELPEDVTAKDLILAIIARIGTGGGQGYILEYRGSAIEKLSMEARMTICNMSIEAGARAGMIAPDETTFAYLEGRDAAPKGADWDAAVAYWKTLRTDDDAVFDAEVVIDAAALAPFVTWGTNPGQGAPLSANVPDPASYEDASERNAAEKALEYMGLTAGQPLRDINVDTVFVGSCTNGRIEDLRNAASILDGRKVADGVRMLVVPGSVRVALQAVSEGLDKVFTAAGAEWRHAGCSMCLGMNPDQLAPGERSASTSNRNFEGRQGKGGRTHLVSPQVAAATAVLGRLASPADLSDTRTPAGVA; encoded by the coding sequence ATGGGTAGGACACTCGCGGAGAAGGTCTGGGACGACCATGTCGTCCGGCGCGCGGAGGGCGAGCCCGACCTCCTCTTCATCGATCTGCACCTGCTGCACGAGGTGACCAGCCCGCAGGCCTTCGACGGTCTGCGCCAGGCCGGACGCCCGGTGCGGCGCCTCGACCTCACCATCGCCACCGAGGACCACAACACCCCGACCCTCGACATCGACAAGCCGATCGCGGACCCGGTCTCCCGCGCCCAGCTGGAGACCCTGCGCAAGAACTGCGCGGATTTCGGCGTACGGCTGCACCCGCTGGGCGACGTCGAGCAGGGCGTCGTGCACGTGGTCGGCCCGCAGCTGGGCCTGACCCAGCCCGGCACCACCGTGGTCTGCGGCGACTCCCACACCTCCACGCACGGCGCGTTCGGCGCGCTGGCGTTCGGCATCGGCACCAGCCAGGTGGAGCACGTCCTGGCCACCCAGACGCTGCCGCTGGCCCGCCCCAAGACCATGGCCATCACCGTCGAGGGCGAACTGCCCGAGGACGTCACCGCCAAGGACCTGATCCTCGCGATCATCGCCCGGATCGGCACCGGCGGAGGCCAGGGCTACATCCTCGAATACCGCGGCTCCGCCATCGAGAAGCTCTCGATGGAGGCCCGGATGACCATCTGCAACATGTCGATCGAGGCCGGTGCCCGCGCGGGCATGATCGCCCCGGACGAGACCACCTTCGCCTATCTGGAGGGCCGCGACGCCGCACCCAAGGGCGCGGACTGGGACGCCGCCGTGGCGTACTGGAAGACCCTGCGCACGGACGACGACGCGGTGTTCGACGCCGAGGTCGTCATCGACGCCGCTGCGCTGGCCCCGTTCGTCACCTGGGGCACCAACCCGGGCCAGGGCGCCCCGCTCTCGGCCAACGTCCCCGACCCGGCTTCGTACGAGGACGCATCGGAGCGCAACGCCGCCGAAAAGGCCCTGGAGTACATGGGGTTGACCGCCGGCCAGCCGCTGCGCGACATCAACGTCGACACCGTCTTCGTAGGTTCGTGCACCAACGGCCGCATCGAGGACCTGCGCAACGCCGCCTCGATCCTGGACGGCCGCAAAGTCGCCGACGGCGTACGGATGCTGGTCGTCCCCGGCTCGGTCCGGGTCGCGCTCCAGGCCGTCTCCGAGGGGCTGGACAAGGTCTTCACCGCCGCCGGAGCCGAATGGCGGCACGCGGGTTGCTCGATGTGCCTCGGTATGAACCCCGACCAGCTGGCCCCCGGCGAGCGCTCCGCCTCCACCTCGAACCGCAACTTCGAGGGCCGGCAGGGCAAGGGCGGCCGCACCCACCTGGTCTCGCCCCAGGTCGCCGCCGCCACCGCCGTGCTGGGCCGTCTGGCCTCGCCCGCCGACCTGTCCGACACCCGTACCCCCGCCGGAGTCGCATAG